Proteins encoded by one window of Erysipelothrix rhusiopathiae:
- the glmU gene encoding bifunctional UDP-N-acetylglucosamine diphosphorylase/glucosamine-1-phosphate N-acetyltransferase GlmU, translating to MKYAIVLAAGKGTRMKSNRNKVMHEILHKPMIGHLVDHLEAVNTDKIVVVTGHQNEQVESYLGDRVEYAFQSEQIGTGDAVLQAQQLHGKEGSTLLVFGDCALIQPETLNHIYEQHEGHDLTVISAQLQNPGTYRRIVRDNQGHIDRIIDYRNLTESEVSITEISLGIYCVNNELLFKYLPEIRDEEVTEEINLIRLVEILKKNGHSIQSLRVSDHQEFLGVNDRMQLNVSNKWLQSRVNAKHLANGVTIMDPQSTYIGTDVKIAEDVTIYPNNHIYGNTTIGTGTTLLPNCWLEDAIVGENSTIDASRIINSEVKDFVTLGPSSHLRMNTVVGSHARVGNYVEFKNTQFGEHSNCAHLTYLGDAIIGNKVNIGCGVVTVNYDGKKKYKTEVRDGAFVGSNANLIAPITIGENAVVAAGSTVNGDVADGEMAIARPRQENKPGYGAKYKNKEGK from the coding sequence ATGAAATATGCAATTGTTTTAGCAGCGGGTAAAGGTACCCGAATGAAATCAAATCGAAACAAGGTTATGCATGAAATACTTCATAAGCCTATGATTGGTCATTTAGTTGATCATCTTGAAGCGGTTAATACCGATAAAATTGTAGTTGTTACAGGACACCAAAATGAGCAAGTAGAATCTTACTTGGGTGATCGTGTTGAATATGCATTCCAAAGTGAACAAATTGGAACTGGAGATGCTGTATTGCAAGCACAGCAACTTCATGGAAAAGAAGGTTCTACACTTTTAGTATTTGGAGATTGTGCATTAATTCAGCCAGAGACGCTAAATCATATCTATGAACAGCATGAGGGGCATGATTTAACGGTTATCTCTGCGCAATTACAAAACCCTGGGACTTATCGTCGTATTGTACGTGATAACCAAGGACACATTGATCGGATTATCGATTACCGTAATTTGACAGAATCCGAAGTGTCAATTACAGAAATCAGTCTTGGTATTTATTGTGTAAACAATGAGTTACTTTTTAAATATTTACCAGAGATTCGTGATGAGGAAGTTACAGAAGAAATTAATCTCATTCGTCTTGTAGAGATTTTGAAAAAGAATGGTCATTCAATTCAATCTTTACGTGTATCAGATCACCAAGAGTTTTTAGGTGTGAATGATCGTATGCAGCTTAATGTCTCAAATAAATGGTTACAATCACGCGTAAATGCGAAGCATCTTGCGAATGGTGTAACGATTATGGATCCACAATCAACGTACATTGGTACGGATGTTAAGATTGCGGAAGATGTAACGATTTACCCTAATAATCATATTTATGGTAATACGACTATTGGGACTGGAACGACGCTCTTACCGAACTGTTGGTTAGAAGATGCAATTGTTGGTGAAAATTCCACGATTGATGCTTCTCGCATTATTAACAGTGAAGTTAAAGATTTCGTAACATTGGGACCGTCATCACACCTTAGAATGAATACAGTTGTAGGTTCTCACGCCCGAGTTGGGAATTATGTTGAGTTCAAGAACACTCAATTCGGAGAACATTCAAACTGTGCACACTTGACATATTTAGGTGACGCAATAATTGGAAATAAAGTTAATATTGGCTGTGGCGTCGTAACCGTAAATTATGATGGCAAGAAGAAATATAAGACTGAAGTACGCGATGGAGCATTTGTCGGAAGCAATGCAAACCTAATCGCGCCAATTACTATAGGGGAAAATGCAGTGGTGGCGGCAGGATCGACCGTTAATGGCGATGTTGCTGATGGGGAGATGGCTATTGCACGGCCTCGTCAGGAAAACAAACCTGGATATGGTGCGAAATACAAGAATAAAGAGGGTAAATAA
- a CDS encoding ribose-phosphate diphosphokinase produces the protein MREEMKDNTVIFALSSNVELADEICEHLDLERGKIDVRHFADGEILIEPLVSVRGKHVYIIQSTSSPVSETYMEVLIAIDACKRASAEEITIVMPYYGYARQDRKARARQPITSKLMANLLQTAGADRVVTIDLHAPQIQGFFDIPTDDLTAVAMIGQYYRNKDFQDEVVVVSPDHGGATRARRLSDTIPNSTIAIIDKRRTKPNVAEAMNLIGDVDGKIAVVIDDMVDTAGSLMGGINMLYEKGAKEVYCACTHGILSGPAIERISNSDIKELLITNTISLKEEARQEPKIKEISVGYMLAKAIEAIQLHTPVSTLFDLFND, from the coding sequence ATGAGAGAAGAAATGAAAGACAATACAGTTATTTTTGCGTTATCGTCGAACGTAGAACTAGCAGATGAGATTTGTGAGCATTTAGATTTAGAACGCGGCAAAATTGATGTACGTCATTTTGCAGACGGAGAAATCTTGATTGAACCACTTGTTTCTGTACGTGGAAAACATGTTTACATTATCCAATCTACAAGTTCACCAGTAAGTGAAACATATATGGAAGTTCTTATTGCAATTGACGCATGTAAGCGTGCATCTGCAGAAGAAATTACAATTGTAATGCCATATTATGGATATGCGCGCCAAGATCGTAAGGCTCGTGCACGTCAACCAATTACTTCAAAATTGATGGCAAATCTATTACAAACAGCCGGAGCAGACCGCGTTGTGACAATAGACTTGCACGCACCACAGATTCAAGGATTTTTTGATATTCCTACAGATGACCTCACTGCAGTTGCAATGATTGGTCAATACTATAGAAATAAAGACTTCCAAGATGAAGTTGTAGTTGTATCACCAGACCACGGTGGAGCAACTCGTGCGCGTCGTCTTTCAGACACAATTCCAAACTCAACAATCGCAATTATCGATAAACGTCGTACAAAACCAAACGTTGCGGAAGCAATGAACTTAATTGGTGATGTTGATGGGAAAATTGCAGTTGTTATTGATGATATGGTTGATACAGCTGGATCACTCATGGGTGGAATCAATATGTTATATGAAAAAGGTGCTAAAGAAGTTTATTGTGCATGTACACATGGTATTCTTTCAGGACCTGCTATTGAACGTATTTCAAATTCAGATATCAAAGAGTTATTGATTACAAATACAATTTCTCTAAAAGAAGAAGCACGTCAAGAGCCAAAAATTAAAGAGATTTCTGTTGGATATATGCTTGCGAAAGCAATTGAAGCGATTCAATTACATACTCCTGTAAGTACACTCTTTGATTTATTCAATGACTAG